The sequence CGACATTAAATTGAAGAATGTTTTTGATATTGAAGTTGCTTACGTTTTGAAGTGTGCTTTGAACAATTTGGATGATGCTCAAGAACAACAAACGCCGACTTTgtgtgaaatttttgaaaatatactaGAAAAGTGTATACCGGTACCTGATACCTGTGCCGATGCAGAAGAAGATATTTGGCGTCATCGGCCTTTAAACGTGGGCTGCCAGACAGTTATTCAGGAATTTCTTAAATCATTGCTATCTTTGAAGGAGAGGTTATCAGAGTGTGTTGACTACAAAATGGTCATCTCTTGCGTGGATTTTTATCTAAATAATTCGACTGAAAGTGTTCATCAGGCTGTACGTATTTACAAGGAAAAAATGTCAAATTCCTCTGAAAGTAAGGCTTTGGAGATTAAGAAAGCTATACCACATGAAATGAATACTACTGGTAGCAATTCATCTCTGTCTTCGTTTTCGGATACTTCAGAAGATGAAGATTCCCCCCCTGAGAAGAATATTCACGAAAGTCTTAACGATAGTATTTCAAGTTACAGTAAAGCGTTCAGCCCAAAAATATATCACAGAATTATTGGGATCGTCAAACGAATAATCAAGGATAGTGTGTATATTGACAATATGGATAAAGCGAAGAATGTGATGAAAAATATTGCTGATAAGCCTTTGATAGCATTGGAAATGCTGGGCGCCAATGACGGATTTTTAAACAATGTTGGACTGTTCAGTGTTGCAACAGAATCACAAGTGTATGTATTTGATTTGAAGCTTCTTGGCGAATCGTTGTTTGATGTAGGCTTGCGGGAGACATTAGAATCTGAAGAGATCGTGAAAGTGGTTCATAACTGCCGTGTTATGTCCAATATTCTTTATCACGAGTACAGAGTGAAACTATGTAATGTTTTTGATACTGAAGTGGCGTATATTTTAAAAACTGCTGGGGAACACAGAACTGTGATTCATGTTGCTCCTGCTTTGAGACGTATTTTTAATTCGATCTCTCCAATACCGGTGTCACAGAGTTACGGACCGAAGGCTCATCCAATGGGATTGACGTGGGTGAATCGTCCACTCTCGCGTGACTTACAACGTTTCGCTGCGAGAAATGTTGTGCATTTAATTTATTTACGAAAGAAGATGATGTCATCTATCAACGACGAACTGATGAAGCGGTGTTGTGATTATTATCTTTCTGCAATTCGTGATTTGGATCGTGCGGAAGTGGGAAGAGGTATGGGGAAAATTTGCACTGTGCCTAAAGAACTGTACGATATTGTTAAAGAATTCATGCCTGATGTAACTTCTGGAGGATGGGAGATTCGCTCCGGAGGGAAACGGGAACACTCCCCTTCAACGGAAACAGAACCACCCTTGAAGAAAAGGCGCATTACTGAGTGCTTGGTTTCCTAAAATGTTTGGTAATTAATGACCGTTGTTGAACTCCTATGgaattctttttattttattttccaatctagtactgttttaattaatttagtacagaaattataatgaaaacattaATTTTTCGCATCTCTTCTTGGAATACTGTGCATTGTTTTGTAAGGAAAAGGACtatattttaaaagtgatttttcTGACAGCCTTCTTATTTTTAGTGCAGTAAAGAAAGATGTAGGTTCATACTGGAAATACCAGTATCAGTTTATTTATATTTCTGCTGGAAAACAGAATTCTGAACAGTAAGAAAATTGCATGATAATATTTGCATAATTTGTTGCAGGAAATGTAGATACCTTCCTTGTACATTTATATAAAGTGTTTTTGCTGATAGACTTATTTTTAGTGCAGTAGAGAAAAGGTGTAGATTAATATTGGAAATACCAATATCAATTTGTTTATGTTTCTGTTACAATTCTGACAAAGTAAGAAAATTTGTTGCAGGGAATTTACTTTCCTTGTCCCTAATTGTCTTTGTTATTTGCTTGAAATATGACATTCACAGTGGACCAGTACATACCGACTAACAGATTTACAGTATATAGCTAGCAGTAGTTAGCGCTTGGTTAGAGAGCTTTGTCTTGGTTATCATTTACAGTGTCTTGACAACTGGGAAGTGTACAAAGGAATTTATGTGCGGGGTCTGCAGTGGGGTTAGGTTAGGTAGTGCTTActgaatatttttaatattaaatgtCTTGTCTTTATTAGATTCTAGAATTTTCCCTTTTTTTTGAGTAAAGTTTTAATGCAAGTGGCCCTGCAGGATTGCTTTCGGTTGCCAGTTCATACTCTACCCATTAGTTGAATTATTGTTAATCTCATAAGGATCTTTATACTTATATAATTTATCACCCATCATTGAAAACATTTGTTGATAATAAAAACTGTAGTGTGAGGAACACTAAGACTTTAttacagaaaacttggaaataaaaatgtaCAGGTGATCATTTTACTTCTAACCTCATTTTCACTTTAGGTGATATCCTCTGGTTTACATAACTTTAACACATTTCTTTTTAACTGAAAGGATTTGAAATTATTATTCTAGCACACAAATTGTGTTTTAATTAAGACATACAGAACTCAATGagcgacctttttttttttttttttcgattaacgTGATAACAATCACAATGATTATCGCAGAGTTCACATAATCATGTTACTTGGGTCATGGAAAAACTTCAACTTGCAAACCCTGTGATGGAATCCATGTACAGCCATTGAAGTCACAAAGTGTTGCAGCACCTGGTTTGTATATGCCCAAGTTTTGTTCACCATGGCTTCAGTGAAGTAAAACTTTAACcagatatttttcttcttcttctcttgccTCTCCTCCATTAGCCTCTTCCAGCTGTCAGTTGATGGTAGGGAGAACTTTAGTCTCAGCATCTCGATTAGAAAAGGTTCTtaaaatttacaaacttcatcttaaagatctgtattgatacagtttaaattaacTAGTGTTAGGTTTGatggtccacctaatcaatacacttcactttacaagtgaaaactatttaatataataatatatttttttataatcATCATTCACTTATctcttacttgattcaagaattacAAATAATCTGCCTTGTCGTGCAAGTGAACTCTCTGttcaataatatattttaatattaaatagttttcacttgtaaagtgacgtgtattgattgggtggaccgtTAAACGTAACACTAGTTAATAGAAAGGTTCTCTGGCAAGTTCGTAGACGAGCCTTGATCTTGTGTATTTAGATACTTCAATAAGCGTTTCGGATTTCCCAGAGTTGAACCCTAACTCCAGTGCTGAACTTAGTGTTTACAGTCTCGAACTAGAGCACACCCTGAAGAATTCTAAGATGCAGTCAATTCTTACTCCTTGAAGTTGTTACACAGTTTTGCAGAGCCTGAAAATGCATCtgtgaaagcaatatctgacattaagcatctgagaaacttgtctttagaaacagccataaaactctttcatctaaaaatcagccctataacAACAtgtggcttggaaaacatttgggaacatttgagtatgaaacagttagataaaatcgagaaattgaaggcaatctacttgaaacgggctctgtgcctctccaaatattctccttcccggctcgtgtatgagctatccggAGAGgtattttatgtggaagagctaaggttacagttgttacttccagcaacaataCCCTATGTACATCtacttcgagacctacgatcgaagaatgctgacatctgggaagatttctactctactgATGCCATGCTAAATCtccgagtgggttcaaggtggatatgaactgtgacacttgctgacaaggttctccattcatgggttccattataaactttgtaatataaagcattatcatgacccaggtttgaactgtgtatgttcaagatgtggtgcacactgtactaggtaccatgttttaagttgtaaacagcgatcggaatcactggtgaaattttgtaacgaagattaatGTTTTGTATATTAATTCTTTGCATATTGTAGGTGGCATTAGGGTCAAATCATAATTCACTTATCTCTTACTTGATCCAAGAATCACAAATAATCTGCCTTGTCGTGCAAGTGAACTCTCTGTTGCCCAAACTTGGAGCACTTTCCTGGCATCTATTTTCTATATTGGTAAAGGAAAACATTCTAGACCCTATTCACATCTCTATGACACAGTTGCAGTCTGGAACACAGGTGAGAGCAATAATAGATATCTGGAAAGCAGGTTTGGGGGTAGTTTGTCTCCATGTCTTTCAAAATGTGATTTCAGCTGAAGCTTATACAAGGAACTTATGCAACATTCACCGTTGTGAATATTATGGTGAAGCTGCCACCTGAAACTCTCGGGATAAAATATTTGGAGCATGCTTATTGCATCGGGCGATGCAAATATTCCTACTGAGGCCTAGTGATATTGAATAAAGCTCCATTAAAATAATTCAGTACAAGAAACAATGTAGATGATCTTTTAGAGAATTTGAAATAATGAAGTAGTTTTTTTAAATGCAAGTTGTCACAGTGAAAACGACTAtctcaaatattttttattgaaataatgcaagtgtttcataggcctaaatattctTATATCAACAGTAAAAGAATATCTAAAGAATTGTTATTTATTGCAGCAATTCCTTTTATGACTAATGGAGTGATTTGTTTTTGTGGTCCACAGTAGAAGTACGGTAAGTCTTTTTCAGTGTTCTTTGCAGCTGATGTTTCTGATGTTAAGTGTTGCTAGATTTTAAAGAATGTAAAATCTTATGACATGCATGactaaataaatgttaatatttgctaattaatgttaattatttcaaagaagatGAAAGGCAATCTTAAGTATAGGAACAGATAAGGAACAGTGTTCTGCCATGTAAACATGCATGGGaggaattaaaaaaagaaatacaagTCCAACATTTTCAGCAGGAACCTTCATCAGTGGGGGATGCAATAAGAATGGTAGTGTTCATTGTTAAAAGTATGCAATGCTGGTAAAGAGAGAGGTGAGGCAAGAGaatggtaataaaataataatttaatgtgacaCTAAAATTTACTTGCCATGAggcacagaataatacacaagcgATTTACATGCATTTGTAAAATATTCACTACGGTGAATGTTGCATAAGTTCCTTGTATAAGCTTCAGCTGAAATCACATTTTGAAAGACATGGAGACAAACTACCCCCAAACCTGTCTAGAAAAAAGCAAAACTCAGAAAATGCTTGGAAGTTGGAAAAATAATTTTCCAAGGCACATTTAATTCTTGCTAATTTAAAATATAGTCTGTTAGAAACAAtccagaaataaattaaaattgcaTCACAATTAGTTATCCAGTTATGTTGCATTTTATTGTCAAAAAAGTCAAACATTTTCGCTGGcttaaaatatgtaaaattttcTAGAAGTGATAACCATCGTCGTAGAACGCCTAGTTTGGGTGatacaaatattcgttttccattCTTAATTAAAAGCTAAGACACTGTTATTTAACCTAATAATATAGTGACAGAATCACTTATGTTCGAATGTCCCTAAACTTTCtgggatcgtcgccataagacctatctgtgtcggtgcgatgtaaagcaactagcaaaaaaaaaaaaaaactttctgggAAAACTGTACATTGTTAAAAAGGTAACTGTATTATCACGTAAACATCATAAGGACTAGTTTCAATCTACTCAACGAGGTCATCCTCAGTCATTACAACCATAAATTGGCAAATCACTGGataaagaagtagatgcttttaaatatctaggaagtaagctaactcggagaggaaacatcaaggaagaaatttcagagaggataggaaattgctcgaaattttattactgtgtatcagggtaattagaaattggaaattaccttccaaagcaaaaatcatgatatataaatcatattaaaaacatttaaactcTAGGCTTTttgaatcgtgaaattaccagcgtttcgccctagtgtagcagtgggctcattagttggattgccacacctttccaagacgctggcagctagtaTGCCATTGAAACACTCACCCGGTAGGACACTGATACAAATGGAATAGACTGCAGTACCAACGAACAGCTGAGAATCTCTCTCGCATGCCTAGAACAGCAGTAAGGAGTCATTTTGACACTtcataagaaatgcttggaaaTTTTCAAAAAAGAACATAATaagagatgtattttcttctactgtgtttccacaaatttattttacacacaaaGACCTGACGTTAGTGTATGGACCTTTCATATTACTCGTGGACATGTGATCGCAAACAACTgcaccatgtttctgtttctccaaggagttttcacaaaattaaccacATGAACGCCTTTACTTAGTCAGTCCTCCACATtgcaacaattatacattttcagaaatgctttaagaaaattaaaaacaccctaaacacattttgcacacgcAGCTTCTACTTTTCACGGACATTATCTGCACACTGCTTTGAGACATTTGATGCGGGCATCGCCAGATTTTTTACCTTTACGCAAACCTACGTGGCATTTCTTTCGCTTTTTTAGCTGAACACTGTCCTACAGCTtcctcttgttgttgttgctgcccTTGCTCGTTTCACCTTAGTATTTCATTGCCAGCTAAAGGATGAACACTTCTTCTGCTTTACGTGCTTGTAAATGACATAACCATTGACAGCTGGTATgtctaggatattgtaaaagacatgcattggccacctccTGCATGCGGCCTTGGTGGTATATTTACGAGACATTTGACCGACCACATCTCCTTGATCCAGTCCATGTTCTTGAGTTCTTTCTGAGCGTTTGATTCTGTGTCGTTTCATTAGACGAAGCATCGATTCATGAAAGAGGAGACAAAAGGCACTAATGACAGAATCGTCAACTCTGTGGTAAGCACATGTGCTAGGTCCTCCCTGCTCTTTCAGGACGTTCATTGCTGCCTGCCTTCCAGATGAAGAGTTCAAATCCAAGACCTCCCAGTCGGTTCTGTCTTGGGCAACTATTTTTGCTGATGAAACACCTGACTTATACAGACATCTGGGTAGAGTACAGAGGCAAATTAGTACTTTCGGCTTCTCCTGCGGATAATTCATCCTCTGTCTCATTATGATCTTCGTCCTCACTTGTCTCAAGCAAGAAATCACCATCTGGATCAAATAGTTCACTTTCAGACtcaacatctgaattttctagcatacaaGACACATCATCAGTAGAAAAAAGATCATAACATGACATGTCTGTAAGAAGACCACTTTCTAAATgatgagatgaatacaataatcctGCTAACTGGAACACTTATCTGACAGTAAGAGCTCAGTAATATTAATAATCCAGGTTGGGTACACACCGTTgtctgacaatgcaaactgctgcATTGTAATAAGTAACTATATAGGTGTGAAAACGACCCCTACTGCTATTCAGCGTATGTCATATtaaaaatctatgaaaatgtaaatattttgctgggtgcgataCATCACCGTAAATGCGAAGAAAAACGATGAAAAATCAAGATATCTGAAGAGAAATGATACAAGAATATgcacattattaaagaaaaattgaaggcgagtgtcattttgaccccttcgGCTACTCTAgtgttaaaatacagaacaagaacgatatgttcaaggtcaacagttttacagcgaatggtatgttcagtttacaatctaaaatccaacttttgaggcttcttagaaaatagacccaacagatctgttggttttacaattacgcctctgaatatttatttagtttattgtttgtgGAATCGGTTTGACCAGACGTGCACTCACCCAGGAAAAGGCCGCGAGGTTTGATttgtgtagctatcagcttggaatCTGTACAGTCGCCAAATAATTAAAGTGTTAACTTAATGGAGGGACGTAGTTTCCCGCAATAATAGTGATAAGTTATACGTTTCCTGTAAACATGCGCGTTCATTTTTTCTGCACCAAGTTCAAGCTATGCgtttgtcattcaatcggaggttctccagaggcaccgattgaaagcgctcAGAGCCTCCACTCCGTTAACAGCACTATTTGattgctacctgtcaagccagagtgtATACACTTCCGCTGATCACGGAAAAATACTGTTCCCTGCTATATATTCTTTGACTCTCTAACTtttcccagctttcaaatatattcaatagatggcagagtgttcctaataacttacatgctgctaaaagaaaaaagtctatgtacaaacagcctatcatgacatatgccttagacattacctgggaatacctatcgaaggataaactagctacactagaaagagtgaaggccatgtatcttaaaaaaagttctctgcctggcaaaaaaaaaaagaagaagaaaaaaaaacgcTTCTTTGAGACTAACGTATGAGCTGACAAGACAACTgctctatacagaagaactacgattaaaaataccattgccttctatgacacaatacaaAGTTTTCAGGCAATAATTGCAGGATAAAAAggcaaatatatggatagatttttaccaaacagatggcagAATGACATCTAAGGATGAATTCAGATTatgaactgtggcataccataacgcgcttcttattaaatgttcataaaaccaataGAAAGGGCAGGGAAAaaaatatgactacaacaggcatataaagacaagttatctgacctatttataacaaaagCTGCGGAGCAAATAGGGTCCTCTAGCATTTTTCTTTTTTgtcaagtataatactgttgccatatgtttttctttttcaggtagttcataaatttactactcaaaattagttttgacaaactgaagaatttaacagttaatttttttacaagttgctttacgttgcaccgacaaagataggtcttatggcgatgatgggttgggaaagggctaggagttgcaaggaagcggccgtggccttaattaaggtacagctccagcatttgccaggtgcgaaaatgggaaaccacggcctgccgacagtggggctcgaacccactacgtcctggatgcaagctcacagctgcgtgcccctagccgtatggccaactcacccggtacagttaaaaattaactgagtcaaaacttcAGACATTACAAGCAGATTTGACATGGTTCATATGCAGACACTAATGCATACTGTAGTTTTATGATACATTTTACTTCAGTATTATCTAATTAATGCACACTGCCCATGGGCATCAAGTAGAGaggcctgcaccaggcgagccaaacatgttcctgaacactcccggcactaaaagttatacaataaaatattatgaatgcTCCTTGCAGCAATTACATTTGTGGCAGAGATGTTAGTGACTCTAAAGGCTGAGGAAAGAAACagatcatcattttacagttccagtttcctgggtactgttggcgagcctcttccattctgtcttattgagatacgttctgttgttaatgacatcctctGGTGTCCtaccccgatctgcaatgtccatctttacaatacccatccagtgggttcttggtcttcccaccatccgtttccctacCACATGtttctccaagttaacatatgctgcccttgttggctccatcctcattacatgcccaaaccacctccatctggacatgctgacccgatctaacaatgatgtaacaatcccactTTCCTtactaaccacatcattccttaacttcttgttcagtttggttttttgaattgtggacctaaggaacttcatctcagatgcctgcaaccttgatgagtctttcttagtgagggtgcaggttccaataccataggttaagattggtatgaggtactgattgaacatcaccagctttgattatTTTTGGTACTTTCAGATCCCAGAagagtgtttgtacttgctggtaaaagtgagagctctctgcactctatttgccacctcctttgtggctagtgtatctcgagataatACACTGCCGatgtatgtaaagctttccacactttctagtggatggtttcctagcatgatgtttgctggccGTCCCTctctgttttgagtttgcttatcttgagattgaactcctggaacttaaccttccattcattgagtcttgactgtacttgttcctcaatTTCTCCCCAGATCGTAGCTTCACCAGCGATggtcattgcatttagttcaccagaggttttttttgttcttcattatgtcatccatgatggtgatgaaCAATAATgaggactccactttcggtcttcaACCAGGATGATTGTCCATCACCCAattgcacacagctggtacagttttcatacagcatctgaactttcctcaccagtctctctggcacattcctttttctcgggcattcccatatcttctctcttgcaatgctgtcatatgccttctcaatgtcaaggaaaaccataaaagaTATGGAATACAGAATGTATAAGTAGATTACACTTAGGATGCCCTGCAACTTTACTGAGAAATATAATTGTAGGAGATTGAATCAACGACgtgtaaaaattaataaattgtgcATAACAGATTTAAGTAACTTCTTTTGGAAACTATTTTTGTCAGGAGGGAATCATCAACGTTGAACTAGGGAATTCTCAGCTACTGGACTTCTTACTATTCTCTACCCTCCTTATTATAAGTTCATTTGTGTAAGTATtgataatagaataaattttatttttgaattcaTCAACTGTTAATCGATCCATATTACTACCTTCCAACACTGTACAGATGGAAGAAAATAACTTCTCAAAATCAGACTGTTCACCACGTATGATGTAGAGTAtgtatgagttagctggaaaatttataatgcccaattacggaccattatattggttcACCGCATACTTCAAGAATGTCCTCTGAGAGCTTTCCCTGGCGATTCAACAGAGTTCCTGGTTAGGACAGAGGGAGCAATAGACTACATTTGTGTCGTCGATATTAGTTTGTTAATTTATTATGAGATAATTGTAAATGTTAATTTTTTAGTGATGTAGTTATGCGCTAAATAAAAACTACCTTCCagaatacgaggattggggcaaaagtcatggcaactattttttttcctgtagatatgt is a genomic window of Anabrus simplex isolate iqAnaSimp1 chromosome 14, ASM4041472v1, whole genome shotgun sequence containing:
- the LOC136885221 gene encoding uncharacterized protein, with the protein product MGESECSEASVVVSEDKPSLPTVQEDKLELQKSCTYVDKLNEIENLMLKISEECELGLHIVGVSSETERNAGILAMATNEQCYIFDLLALGDVISCEGLRKVLESESIVKVTHNCRTVSHYFSKYYDIKLKNVFDIEVAYVLKCALNNLDDAQEQQTPTLCEIFENILEKCIPVPDTCADAEEDIWRHRPLNVGCQTVIQEFLKSLLSLKERLSECVDYKMVISCVDFYLNNSTESVHQAVRIYKEKMSNSSESKALEIKKAIPHEMNTTGSNSSLSSFSDTSEDEDSPPEKNIHESLNDSISSYSKAFSPKIYHRIIGIVKRIIKDSVYIDNMDKAKNVMKNIADKPLIALEMLGANDGFLNNVGLFSVATESQVYVFDLKLLGESLFDVGLRETLESEEIVKVVHNCRVMSNILYHEYRVKLCNVFDTEVAYILKTAGEHRTVIHVAPALRRIFNSISPIPVSQSYGPKAHPMGLTWVNRPLSRDLQRFAARNVVHLIYLRKKMMSSINDELMKRCCDYYLSAIRDLDRAEVGRGMGKICTVPKELYDIVKEFMPDVTSGGWEIRSGGKREHSPSTETEPPLKKRRITECLVS